TTCTCTCTGACCagcagtgcatgcagcccctgtcacatACCCGCTGCTTGCTTAAATCAATCACTACcatttcatgtgaaatctttattgtgagcccttaaaaaggacaaaaattgtGCACTTGAGGAGCttggattttaaggcagtagcttgctgatgctcccagctgaataaagccgtTCCTTCTACAACTTGGTGTCTGAgaagttttgtctgtggctcatcCTGCTACACATGCATAGAGAGGCAACTGGAGGCTGAGGAGTTTCCTTTGTCTGGTTGCTGTGGCTTGCTCTCTGGGGTGGAGGGGTAGGTCCACAATGGACACAGACCTGAGCCCCCCCCAGGTTTTGGCACCAGATATAAGGTTCTTGAATTGGTTTGATCCCTGAGAGCATGCCAACAGACAACACGAGGCAGTGTGGAGCAGCGTGTTGTTTTAATGAgtgcctgggtgcaggtgggctgaggcctaaaatggcATCAGCCCCAAGTGAGGATGGGACAGCGGTTTTATAGTTCTCTGTAAAGAGTAAGTGTCCCAATCTAACATGACTGCTATGTAGTATCTGGATGGCCTCTTGATCTTCAAGCGTTCATGTCTCCAGCCAGGGTAGGTGTCTTCTGGCtggctctcttcctgcttctgctatcttgctgACACATGCTGCTGATGCAAGTAGCCTTGCATcttgggactgggcctgagaagggaggagttACTCATCCCTTCAAGCTTTCAGGCCCCAGAAGAATCTTTGAACCCCCTGCTCCGCTGGCCACCCTCCTAAAGGATcactgtggtgccaggcaggaatgagCCGCTTGGGTATCCAGAGAGCTCCCAGTGCCTTTCTGCTACTttctctacccctgtattttgcttGGCTTGGTTCTCTAACTTGACTCAGCTCCACGTAAAGTCAGGAACTTCTCCcgcaaacagaccttcagcttctccagtggaGATGTGAATTTGGGACAGGGGGATCACCCTTTCCCATTTCCAttgttggggcactcacagtgtTTGGgatgtctcccaggtcctgcaggagcagtacGCTTCCTGCAGAGGGTGTGTGGGTCCTCTCAGAATTGCTGGTCTGTTCTTGCAGTTGATCTGCAGCTAAAATTCACAGTGCAAGCCTCTGCATGCTGCTCTGtctggagctgcaatctagtcctgcatCCCATCTGCCATGATCACTGGAAaaccctcatttattttttaaaaggtacagAAAATGCTaatctatagagatagaaattagattagtggttgcctagagtAGGATGGATGCAAAATTTCAGAGTGGGGGGTTAGAGGCTATTGTATAGAATCTTTTGGAGATAATACTGATTATTGTAGTGGATGTaaaattctgtgaatatactaggAAACATTGAACTGTACATACTAGTTGGTGAATCATATGGTAGATGAATTATATGTCAACAAAGTTTTAGAAGACATTCCTTGCaccattatattaaaaaatgctgtTTGAGTTGTATAATTACTTCTTCTCTCTATGTCAAGGGCATCGAACAGGCAGGAGCCTCTCACCTGCCACTGTTCTTAAcagtattataaaataattacataagaCAAGTTACTTACATATTCTAGGTCATAAAAATTATTGCTTGACTAGAGTAATTGTAAACATAAAAGAACACCAAACACACTAAAATAAATATGAGGTCATCAATCTTTTGTTGGTCTCCTTGGCATGCACCTATTCAGACTGTTAGTATTATGTATTTACTTTGAATTTTAGCAGTTATATTTTAACTTGATTGATTTTTCCTCAGATATAAGTATGAGAAATGACAGAAAGAAACAACAACTGGAAAAGAAGCATTGCATAAGACCAGGATGTCTCTGAAATGGACGTCAGTCTTTCTGCTGATGCAGCTCAGTTGTTACTTTAGCTCTGGGAGTTGTGGAAAGGTGCTGGTGTGGCCCACAGAATACAGCCATTGGATAAATATGAAGACAATCCTGGAAGAGCTTGTTCAGAGGGGTCATGAGGTGATTGTGTTGACATCTTCGGCTTCTATTCTTGTCAATGCCAGTAAATCATCTGCTATTAAATTAGAAGTTTATCCTACATCTTTAACTAAAAATGATTGGGAAGATTTTTTTATGAAAATCCTCAATAGATGGATATATagtatttcaaaaaatacattttggtcATATTTTTCACAACTCCAAGAattgtgttgggaatattctGACTATAATATAAAGCTCTGTGAAGATGCAGTTTTGAACAAGAAACTTATGAGAAAACTACAAGAGTCAAAATTTGATGTCCTTCTGGCAGACGCCGTTAATCCCTGTGGTGAGCTGCTGGCTGAGCTACTTAACATACCCTTTCTGTACAGTCTCCGCTTCTCTGTTGGCTACACAGTTGAGAAGAATGGTGGAGGATTTCTGTTCCCTCCTTCCTATGTACCTGTTGTTATGTCAGAATTAAGTGATCAAATGATTTTCATGGAGAGGataaaaaatatgatatatatgctttattttgACTTTTGGTTTCAAGCATATGATCTGAAGAAGTGGGACCAGTTTTATAGTGAAGTTCTAGGTAAGTCGTGTGTCCAATTGGTGTTTATTAAGTTCTAATTTTCCTGTGCCTTTGAAGGTGggcttatataaatataatgtcaGAAGATAGTGTTTTTATGGGAAATTATGAATTGCAAATGTAAGATGATCTATGAGTCtcaaaaatatagaatgttgACCTTATAGAATCAGTTAGAACCCTGGTGCCATCACTCCTACAGGACACCGAGAGAGTCATAAACCTTCAATGTAAAACACTTATGATTTCTTTAAACCATCACATATCATTTtgctatacatttttttcatctttaaaaaagtcAATAGATACTTCAAGAAACATCTTCATGAAGGCAGacatacaaattttatatttacacatatttctaaaaatattatcaATGCAGGATTGAGGAACTTGTTTCTCTTTgagtacctcagtttcctcatttagaaattaaattttgtttttcatataagAAGGATTCCTTCACAGTTGAGAAATATAGTGGCTCTACTCCAGAAACAGAAGCCTAAAACTTGAGATTTCTAATGTTTATACATTCCTTCAATAACAACTTCACAATTATTTCCTTCAAAAATTGAAGTCTTGTTGAAAGTGAACATCTAAGttttaatctatattttattaaactgCATCTCTCCATCAAAGAAAATAGGGGCCAAAATAAGGGAGAGCACATATCTCTATGTCAATAAATTCTGAAAATCTTTTAATTctcatttgtaaatatatttattttaaaaatctaattatatTAAGATcttaagatgaaaaaaaaaaatcttaagatgaACCAAGACAGTAGTAGGTATAAAGATTTCAGTGTTACTCTCAAAAAACTCATGGTTTACTTGGAGAACCAAGGATCAAGGGACTAGCTTAATAAATTGTAGAAACTAGAGTACTTCCTGGAAAGCTGTTTTCATGGGTAAGGTGAGATGAATTAATTGTGGAACTGAAAGAGttgtttaaatgtatatttgttaCTATTGCAGCTTCAGAGAGAAGACAAATGTGTATTTAAGTTCATAGTGGCcacattagtccattctcacactgctataaagaaatacctgagactgggtaatttataaagaaaagaagtttaatagacTCAtgattccacatggctgggatgcctcaagaaacttaaaatcatggtgaaaggctAAGGGGAAGCAAGCTTGGATCTTCTCACTtagcggcaggagagagaagtgcaagcaggggaaatgtcagacacttataaaactatcagatctcatgagaactcactcaatatcatgagaacagcatggaggaatccagcccatgatccagtcacctgccactgggtccctccctcgacacattgggattatggggattataattcaagatgagaggagatttgggtggggacagtcAAACCATATTAGTGACTTATTTTAGTAATTATTTATGATTGTGAATATACTGATGTTACATTAAAGATGTGATTTCTTCTTACAGCTCTCTGAACACTTTGCCttccttatatatacatatgagcaACATAtgcaatacataaaaattaaatgactatataaatgtatttaatataatgtatttacattgtattaaattattttattaaataatttaaatattaaactaaaactattaaatattaaatattaaattaaatattaaattaaatattaaatattgtttaattttattaactttattaatattctattaataaaattttattaatattaaatattaaattttattaaatattaaaaattaaaaattaaatactattaaattaaaatatattaacgtatattaaatacattaatttaatataatgtatttaatataatttaatatacattaatttaatataatgtatttaatataacgtattatataaatgtatttatatatattatcaatGCGcagacattttatatatttttaggtatGTTATTCCAAGTCCTTTCAGGAAAATACCTGCATAttcaatattaaaataacaattctCATGTTagctactttttgttttgttttgtttttttccatcagGAAGACCCACTACATTATTTGAGACAATGGGGAAAGCTGAAATGTGGCTCATTCGAACCTATTGGGATTTTGAATTTCCTCGCCCATTCTTACCAAATGTTGATTTTGTTGGAGGACTTCACTGTAAACCAGCCAAACCCTTGCCTAAGGTGAACATATTcttgtttcatttgtttgcttgacattttcagaaggaatggctgGATATGTTTCTTTCAGAGTGTTTAACTCAGAGTGAGGGGAATATGGGAAGTCAAAAAAAAGGACTTGCCATTAGAAAATCATATATTTCTATACTATCACAAGAATGTGAATGTTATTATCATTAAAGACCAAAGAGGATTACTAGGGAGATTTTGAAAACAGGTTTGGTTAAAGTAAGGCCTTCATTGTGCAACCCAAAAGATAGTATGgttcatttcttcaaaaaatatttgtagagtgATTAATGCAAACCACAGGTAAGTGCTGGATTTTCAGAGAATAAAGGTAGCACAGTTTCTGCGCCCTCATGCCTTACATTGTACTTTGAAAGATAGaataaaaacaagtgaaaaagaaaagtctaaGAAGTGTTATAAGGAAAGACCACAATGATAAAGAAATATGCAGAAGAGATCCCAAACTCATTGACAATTAAAGTGAGTACTCAATAATGTGCAGAGATAGGTGAAATGATGAGGGGATGAGAAAGAcccaaaaagaaaaccagaggccaggcaaggtggctcacacctataatccctgaattttgggaggcagagaagggacgatttcttgggctcaggagtttgagaccagcctgggcaacatggtaaaacctcatctctaacaaaaataaaaataatagccaggcatgctggtgtg
This genomic interval from Gorilla gorilla gorilla isolate KB3781 chromosome 3, NHGRI_mGorGor1-v2.1_pri, whole genome shotgun sequence contains the following:
- the UGT2B17 gene encoding UDP-glucuronosyltransferase 2B17, translated to MSLKWTSVFLLMQLSCYFSSGSCGKVLVWPTEYSHWINMKTILEELVQRGHEVIVLTSSASILVNASKSSAIKLEVYPTSLTKNDWEDFFMKILNRWIYSISKNTFWSYFSQLQELCWEYSDYNIKLCEDAVLNKKLMRKLQESKFDVLLADAVNPCGELLAELLNIPFLYSLRFSVGYTVEKNGGGFLFPPSYVPVVMSELSDQMIFMERIKNMIYMLYFDFWFQAYDLKKWDQFYSEVLGRPTTLFETMGKAEMWLIRTYWDFEFPRPFLPNVDFVGGLHCKPAKPLPKEMEEFVQSSGENGIVVFSLGSMISNMSEESANMIASALAQIPQKVLWRFDGKKPNTLGSNTRLYKWLPQNDLLGHPKTKAFITHGGTNGIYEAIYHGIPMVGIPLFADQHDNIAHMKARGAALSVDIRTMSSRDLLNALKSVINDPIYKENVMKLSRIHHDQPVKPLDRAVFWIEFVMRHKGAKHLRVAAHDLTWIQYHSLDVIAFLLACVATVIFMITKCCLFCFRKLAKTGKKKKRD